A genomic segment from Neobacillus sp. YX16 encodes:
- a CDS encoding ABC transporter ATP-binding protein — protein MKTLIETENLSITFGGHTAVDTVSISVPEKHFKSIIGPNGAGKTTFFNLLSGQLNPTNGKIYFRGKDITKLSSTKRTREGIGRSFQITNVFPNLTVLENVRLAVQSKAGVRYQMLFHYKKYRDFEIKALEWLRLVLLDDKVDSLASNLAHGEKRKLEMAMLLALETEVLLLDEPTAGMSLEDVPAILEVIKRIKEQGNRTIILIEHKMDMILDLSDSVMVLFNGRLLADGTPEEIMKNETVQSAYLGGISL, from the coding sequence GTGAAAACCTTAATAGAAACAGAAAATTTATCGATAACCTTTGGTGGCCATACAGCAGTTGATACTGTCAGCATTTCCGTTCCAGAAAAACACTTTAAATCCATCATTGGTCCAAATGGTGCTGGAAAAACAACATTTTTTAATCTTTTAAGCGGTCAATTAAACCCTACAAATGGAAAAATTTATTTTCGCGGAAAGGATATCACCAAACTTTCTTCGACGAAGCGAACAAGAGAAGGAATAGGACGTTCTTTTCAAATTACCAACGTCTTTCCTAATTTAACCGTCCTTGAAAATGTAAGGCTGGCAGTTCAATCAAAAGCCGGAGTTCGCTACCAGATGTTATTTCATTATAAGAAATATCGAGATTTTGAAATAAAGGCTCTAGAATGGTTACGTTTGGTGCTGTTAGACGATAAAGTGGACTCATTGGCCAGCAATTTGGCACATGGGGAAAAACGAAAGTTAGAAATGGCTATGCTCCTAGCTCTTGAAACAGAGGTTCTATTATTAGATGAACCAACTGCAGGTATGTCTTTAGAAGATGTTCCTGCCATATTAGAAGTGATTAAAAGAATTAAAGAACAAGGGAATCGGACGATTATTTTAATTGAGCACAAAATGGATATGATACTCGATTTATCCGATTCTGTAATGGTGCTATTTAATGGCAGGCTGCTGGCGGACGGAACACCTGAGGAAATAATGAAAAATGAAACGGTCCAGTCTGCCTATTTGGGAGGTATCAGCTTGTGA
- a CDS encoding substrate-binding domain-containing protein, translating into MMIFATACSSDKTEGDTKGNSEKAETKEPIKIGVLASTTGALESYGKQTLRGFELGLEYATEGSMEVAGRKIEFVVEDTETKPEVAVQKATKLLEEDKVDFLVGSSSSADTLAVLPLAEEYQKIMIVEPAAADSITGSEFNKYIFRSARNSSQDAVAGAAAIAGKDVKIATLAPDYSFGRDGVAAFKEAAEKLGADIVLEEYADPAATDFTSNIQKIIDAKPDYLFVVWAGANSPWKQISDMKVQDKGIKISTGAPDIAALATMEPLVGMEGFTVYYHDLPKNEINDWLVSEHKKRFNGEVPDLFTPGGMSAAISIVEALKKTEGDADADKLIETMEGMSFETPKGKMTYRPEDHQALQALYAIKLEKKDGVPYPVPVLIRELTPEETAPPVRNK; encoded by the coding sequence ATGATGATTTTTGCTACAGCATGCAGCTCGGACAAGACAGAGGGGGATACAAAAGGTAACAGTGAAAAGGCTGAGACGAAGGAGCCAATTAAAATTGGTGTTCTTGCCTCAACAACCGGTGCTTTGGAATCATATGGTAAACAAACATTAAGAGGATTTGAACTAGGTCTTGAATATGCAACCGAAGGAAGTATGGAGGTTGCAGGCAGAAAAATTGAGTTTGTGGTTGAAGATACAGAAACAAAGCCGGAAGTTGCCGTCCAAAAAGCAACAAAACTATTAGAAGAAGATAAAGTAGACTTTTTAGTCGGATCGTCAAGTTCTGCCGATACGCTAGCCGTACTTCCGCTTGCAGAAGAATATCAGAAAATCATGATTGTTGAACCAGCAGCCGCTGATAGTATTACAGGCTCTGAGTTTAATAAATATATCTTCCGTTCGGCGCGAAATTCTTCACAGGATGCCGTTGCGGGTGCAGCAGCTATCGCTGGTAAGGATGTGAAAATAGCAACACTTGCACCGGATTATTCCTTCGGACGTGACGGGGTAGCTGCCTTTAAAGAAGCAGCTGAAAAACTTGGTGCAGATATTGTATTAGAAGAATATGCAGACCCAGCAGCAACTGACTTTACTTCGAACATTCAAAAGATTATCGATGCAAAACCTGATTATTTATTTGTGGTTTGGGCGGGTGCAAACTCACCTTGGAAGCAGATTTCAGATATGAAGGTACAAGACAAGGGAATCAAAATTTCAACAGGGGCACCGGATATCGCGGCTTTGGCTACAATGGAGCCACTTGTTGGCATGGAAGGTTTTACCGTTTATTATCATGATCTACCAAAAAATGAAATTAATGATTGGCTCGTATCTGAACATAAGAAGAGATTTAACGGGGAAGTTCCTGATTTATTCACTCCAGGCGGTATGAGTGCAGCTATTTCAATTGTAGAAGCATTAAAGAAAACCGAAGGTGACGCTGATGCTGATAAACTAATCGAAACAATGGAAGGCATGAGCTTTGAGACACCAAAAGGAAAGATGACCTATCGCCCTGAAGATCACCAGGCCCTTCAAGCACTATATGCCATTAAACTCGAAAAGAAAGATGGGGTACCATATCCAGTTCCAGTGCTAATAAGAGAATTAACACCAGAAGAAACAGCCCCTCCAGTACGTAATAAATAA